The genome window GAAAAGATTTAATTTTTGAGCAAGCATAGTAAAGCGTGGTGGAAATTAGCCATATTTTGAGTAGACCTCTACACTGATCTGTGACttttttgtaatatatatattatataaagttgacaatgaggacattgaacttgtctaggattatcaatacctcggcacagtcgttaaccaaaatggagacaagaaatcagaagaaggctaggactggggagggcagctgtgagagaactagaaaaggtccacaaatacaaagatgtatcactgaacaccaaagtcaggatcattcagaccatggtattcccgatctctatgtatagatgtgaaaggcggacagtgaaaaatgcggataagagaaaaatcagttcatttgaaatgtggtgctggaggagagctttggtcataccatggactacgaaaaagataaataattgggcgttagaacaaattaaaccagaactgtcactagaagctaaaatgatgaaactgaggttatcatactttggatacatagaagacatgattcattagaaaagacaataatgctgggaagaacagaagggagtataaaaagaggaaggccaaacaagagatggattgattccatcaaggaagccacagacctgaacttacaagatctgaacggggtggttcatgacagatgctgttggaggtcgctgattcatagggtcgccataagtcgtcgtTAACTtataggcacataacaacaataacgtatattatacagtagggccccactcatatggcaggttccgttccaggcccctgctgaaaagtgaaaaccgccagaaagtggggcTTCCTGCCCTTCAGCTGATCGCGTGCTGCACCTGATCAGCTGGAGCtcacgtgctccagctgatcgctgtcagctgaagCACAGTGGCTGGAgttccccgcgctacagctgatcgcccgcTGGcgccactgtattagcggaatgctgacaaacggggctctactgtatgtatatttttgtatattctaAATTGCCTATGTTGGAGTCAAATACCACTTATATAGTACAATGATTCTCTCCTGTTTGGCAGATTGTTTAAGGTAGATCTTTGGTAAATATAAAATGCCATATCTGATCAGATATGTTTCGGCCAGTCATTTTCCCCCGGGCTTCTTACTACAATTTTTAAGGTCAGGTTTCTTTGAAATAGGGGATTGGTATGCCAATACATCAAAGTCTATTAACTTTTAAGTTCATTTTCCCCAAACTAACATTTTTAGAAATTGTAAGCACTGGAACCGCAAGGGTGGTTTCCTAATTTTGCAGCTGTCTCCGTTCCATGCATGCTTCTACGATATCTATAAAGCTCATGACTTCATGGTGTTTCCATATCTTCAGATTTCCACCTAACTGAAGTTTATCATTAAACAAAAAGTAAGACAGTTAGATATCCttggactgagagagagagatggagatctGTATGTTTTCAGCATGTACAAACACAACAGTGTACATCAATAGAATAAATCATAATAAAGAAACAAACAGTATCCAGGGATGACTTCAGATTTGAACCCCCGTTTCTCTTGATCATACCAGAGTTTAATGCAGGGTTGGGACAGGGAAGCATTTAGACCACTCTGCTTTGAAGCTTCATGTGATTTGTGGAAAGGCATGTAATCCATGCTAGAAAGCAGAAGAGGAGCTTCCTGGAGATCAGGGTAGGCAGCTGAACTgctagccaccaacaatgtcagCGCTGAGTCAGAAGAAGCAAaaccctttgctctgcttttgtcTTCTCAGGACCTCGCTTGGGCAACTCCCCGGTGCCTAGCATTGTCCAGTGTTTGGCAAGGAAGGATGGAACGGATGACTTTTACCAGCTCAAGGTAAGCAGCATGTGGAATCCTTGTTTCTGGAGAAGAGCTGGTCAGATTTTCCAGAAGCAGCTGCAGTCTGTGGCCTTGTTTGTTCCACAAGTAGACATGATAGTACATTTGAACCACTGATGCCACAGCACAGTGCAGTGAGGGTGCAGTTAGAGGTTGGTGATGCAGCTCTGTTTGAGTCCACAAAAATTGAGCACTGGGGTTCTCTTTGTCCAACTGTAAATATTCCAAGCATAGAGTTTGAGGTCTGGACTTGTTGACTCTTTTGAGAAGGAATGCAACATGTATGTATTTTTCCTGTGCTCTTTTCCCAAAGATCCTAACCTTGGAGGACAGGAATGACAAAGGCACAGAAACCCAAGAGGAGCGTCAGGGCAAGATGCTGCTCCACACAGAGTACTCCCTTCTCTCCCTTCTGCACAACCAGGATGGGGTGGTACACCATCATGGCCTTTTCCAGGTAAGCACAGCTATTCTGGGCACTTGAGTTCTGCGCCCAAGTGCTCCTTGCCAATTGCATGTTCTGTCAGCATTTGCCGTTTGGGGGCCTATGTTCCTATCAAGATAGGCCCCTGTCCCTCAAAAGATACTGCAGATCTATTCAACTAGCTGGCCACATTTTCTCTTAGGAACATGATTTGCTTCCACATCATTTAATGCTACTTGCAAAGGCTGTTAGTACCGCAGTGACCccatgttttataattgtactgtaACAATAAAGGTCACTCTATACAAGCTTGACCAACGGCTTTATAGTTTTTCTGATTATAAATTGTTTTACctgatttttatattgttgtaacttgCTCTGgagccttatggtgaagggtggccaGTTAGTAAATAAGAACATTGTATCTTAAGCTTTTACAGCCTATATTAGTATGCAACCAAAGATTCTTATGGCTGTATGGgagtgttgttttattgtttcatttttatagtatgatatctttggttctgtttttaatattgtaagtcacttggagacctttgggtaacaagtgacgaATAAATCTAATTATAATAAAAAAACTTATTAATAATACAGACCAAACTGTAGAGTTTAAGAAATTCTGTAATGAAATGTTCAGTTTGGCCTTTGAGTCCATGGCACATGAAGTGGAAGGAATTCCCACACTTCCAGCAAGAAAGCTTTTTCCATGTTCCCCTCCCAAAATGCCCCCATCCATGTAGATTCAGCGCATGGCTGGCAAAGGCAAGAGGGCATCTCTCCAGCCAGTCTTGCCACagatgctgctgttgtgctgtggAAAGAAAACTTTGGAAAGGAGACTTTTGAAATAAAAGGGTTGCTTCCAATGTTAGTTATGCTCAGAacagaccaattgaaattaatggacatgactaatttagatcCATCCATTTCAATGAATCTAATCTGAGTAAAACTTGGTTGGTTACAACTGAGCTCTCTATTCCATGTCTATGATCACACCTCCCAAGTGTAGAATTTGGAATTGGCTATGATTTCTCATGGCAAGGACCAGGTTGACCAGGAGTGGCATCTTGGCTTCTGGTAGCCACACAAGCTACAGGTATTGGGGTGAGCCACTGATGGATGGCAAGGTCAGTTTGGTGCCTCCCACCCCCATTAAAAAAAGTCTGTCCCCACCCTTGTTGGGGCTACATAGGATCGTGCCTGTGAGCTTGTTGAAGACCTGGAATCCAACCGGATGGTGCGAAAGATGAAGAAGCGTATCTGCCTGGTGCTGGACTGCCTCTGCGCCCATGACTTCAGTGACAAGACAGCTGACCTCATCAACCTGCAGCACTACGTCATCAAGGAGAAGCGCCTCAGTGAGCGGGAGACCGTTGTGATCTTCTATGACGTTGTGCGGGTAGTGGAAGCCCTGCACAAGGTATTGTTTCTCTGCTTGCCCTGAAGAACTGTGAGGAATACGTTGGGCCATTGTGGAATTGTAGCAGGGCCTGGCACTCTTGGGGTGTGTGTTCTGCCAGATAACTCCACTGATCAGAGCTCCTGATGCTGAACTAGAAAGAACTGGTCATAAAGCAGCAGCCTATATCCATCTGTAGTAGGGATCTGACTATTTAGATCATAAGTGGCCACATGCACTTAACGGCAGTAAAGTGAAATGGAAGGGtgatcttgatccattccatttTCTGCAAGTACAACTTTGGgagcagggaagggggaagaactGAATCATGTGCTCAAATTTGTTATCTGACTAGACCATCTGCTTTGTTCTAATAGTAGAAATTCCCCTTGTCTTTCCAGAAGAATATTGTGCACAGAGACTTGAAGTTGGGGAACATGGTGCTGAACAAAAGGTAAGCTCCTTTTGCAACTGTCTCCCTTCACTCTGGAACATTATTTCCAGTTGGTGAgatttctgcagattgttcatcAAAGTTCTTGCAGACTACATGCCAAGAAAGGAGACCGTCTGTGGTGGGAAATTTTATACCAGGAAGTTTCTGCCTCTTAGTCTTTGTATCCATGTACAGATCACACAACAACATTAGAATGTCGTCATTCGTTAGTTTTGGCTGAAGAATGCACTTTGACCCTTCCTTAGGATTTTAGTGAGGTCACAGGAAGAAGCACAAGTGGAGACCTCGACAGTCTTACCCACCTAAAAATTTGATGCAGGCACCTGCAGACCTCTTGGTGACTCCATAGCCTTGTCATTTGTGGGACAGCTCAGGGTTGACCTTTTAACACTCACAAGTGAGACTAAACCAACCAGTTTTCTCATTGCAGTGTAAATCCACGAGCCGTCACCaccctttctctcccttcctttgctcccaGGTAACTCAGGGCTCACGGTCAGGAATGTAGCTGACATAGGtccatggttttttttaaagttgcctaACATCAGTGGGTTTTGAATCTGTTGCTTATCCACACTCACGTTCAGCATAACGTGAGAGTCAGGGTTCTGGCAAGGCTTTGCCTGTTCAAGCCCTTACCACCCACAAACTATTAAACAAAAGTTAGATTTATTCAGAAAGGTAGAAGGTACACATGAGCCTTCATGCCTGGCTTCTGAGCTTATGGACCTAGCCATTGTTTTCCAGCTGATACTGCACGAGATGCTCTTAACACTCCTACAAATGAAACCCGAGCAGCTTCCTAGAGCAGCcattcccagcctggtgccctccagatgttttggactacaagtcccaacattggtcatgctgagtggggctgatgggagttgtggggtTAACTAAATGGAGGGCAACAGAATGGGGAAAGCTGTTCTAGGGAATTGGCATTCAGTCTGTTTTGGATGGGGATACACTTCCCCTGAGGAAGGATCTGGTTCTCGCCTTGAGGATGCTATGAGGTCCAACCCTGCAGGTGGATGTCTAAAGTGTATCCGTACCTCAAAGTGCCTTTCATTGGCTTCAACTGTGGACCAGCTGTGGCCCTTTCTGAATAGTCCTTATCACAGTGACCCATGCTTTGGTCTGGTCCAGTTTAGAtatatggagctgcctttgaaggctgtTTGAAGTTTCTAATCAGTTAGAATAATGGCTGCTAGGTTGTCCAGCCAGGAATTGtaggtttatttgtttttatttttaaatacttaTATATCACATTCCCAggcaaaggcctgtccaaagtagcttacaacaataaaaactaaacatatttttaaaaatcagtatttctACAAACAGATTTGCCCATATTTGCCAGTGCTGAAATATTTGAACTGGTTACTGGTGTTTTTTTCCTGGGCATAATTCAGCTTTCTTATTTATAAAACTCTAAACAGGATAACTTAAGGACTGCCCACTTCTGTGAACCTAACTGAATGCTAAGAGATCCACGCCATGTGCCCCTGCCTTTGGAAGCAAGGTGTATGGCCACAAAGAACAGGGCCTCTTCTGTGGTAGCACCCATAATTTGGGACTCCCTCTTTACTCAGAGCTTTGGGCCCCAGTTAAAAACCTTCCTGTTTGCTTAGGGCTTGGGGTTTTGATAGCATTTGATTGCTGtctctgttttgttgttgtataGTGATTTgtacattatcattattattaaccaGTCTctgattttaaaaggcaggatataacacTCTAGCTTGAACTAGAATGTTACATcctgttgattcatagggtcaccataagtcgtaatcgacttgaaggcacataacaacaacaaactcctaGCTTAGTTAGCAGAAATGTTCAATAGGGTAAGTCAGGACCTCATTATTTTGATTTATGAGAAAACTAGCTCTTGGCTTTAGAGAGGAAAATCTTTGCTTTGCATGTATCTTTTTTGTAAGTAAGACCATTTTGAATCAACATTGAGCTGAGAAAAGCTGGATGCTGGCAAGCAagcaatgtactgccttcaagttgattccaacttatggcgatcctgtgaacagggttttcatggtaatcggtattcagagggggtttaccattgccttcctctgaggctgagaggcagtgactggcccaaggtcgcccagtgagcttcagggctgtgtggggattcaaaccctggtctcccaggtcgtagtccaacactctaaccactacaccacactggatccctacataaataaatcacttttgttttcatttctaCCAGTCCtggagattgattgattgattgattgattgtacttgtataccgtcccatatctgaagctctctgggcggtttacagcaattaaaacaataaaaacaaacatacaaattttaaaacacacaaaaaaacacaatttgaaaaaaaatgaaaaacaatttaaaaacacatgctaaaatgcctgggagaagaggaaagtcttggcctggcgctgaaaagacaacagtgttggtgcGAGGCACACCtcttcagggagatcattccataatttgggggccaccactgagaaggccctctcccttgttgccaccctctgagcttccctcggagtaggcacccggcggagggccttagatgttaagcgtagtgtatgggtgggttcgtgtcaggagaggcgttccatcaggtattgtggtcccaagctgtgtaaggctttataggttaaaaccagcaccttgaatcgagctcggaaacatacaggcagccaatgcaagcgggccagaatcggttttatatgttcagaccgtctggtccctattaccaatctggccactgcattttgcacaagctgcagtttcccaaccatcttccaaggcagccccacgtagagtgcattgcagtaatctaacttggaggttaccagagtatggacaactgaagccaggttatccctgtccagataggggtacagctggaccaccaaccgaagttggtagaaggcactctgtgccaccgaggctacctgagcctcaagtgacagagatggttctaggagaacccccaagctacgaacctgctccttcagggggagtgcaaccccatccaggacaggttggacatccaccatctggtcagaagaaccacccattagcagcatctcagtcttgtctggattgagcctcagtttattagccctcatccagtccattgtcgcagccaggcaccggttcagcacatcgacagcctcacctgaagaagatgaaaaggagaaatagagctgcgtgtcatcagcatactgatggcaatgcactccaaagctccggatgactgcacccaacggtttcacgtagatgttgaacagcatgggggacagaactgacccctgcggaaccccatgctggagagtccagggtgccgagcaatgttccccaagcaccaccttctggagccgacctgccaagtacgGCAAAGATCGTTGCCCTTCAGCTGTCTCCCAAACCTTCGGGAGTTTCTCTTTTGACAATGGACAGTTCCAGAAGGCTTAATTGCTGGGGCTAACTCAAGTAGAGCAGGCTGCAAGTTTTAGAAATCTCATGAGCAAGGGTAGCTTGTGCCAGCAACAGAGAGGCTATCAACTGCACTCAGAGGGAAGGTGAAGAGGATTCAGCAAGTACTTGGAAAGCTCAGCCCTTGATTCTCTGCAGCATTTTACATTTAACATAGCCACAAGATTAATACACACCATGGACATATTCTTTTCCCCCCTGTTGCCTCCTGTATCAAAAGCACAACACTGTGTGGACCGAGACATGCGACACAGACTGGTATTTGTTGGAAAATGTCCTGTAAGTGCAGAAAGGCTCATAATCACTGCCGGGATAGTCCTCGCTCATCTGGGAGCGCAGTGAGGTGAGCAGTTCATTTATTGCTGCTACCTGGTCCCCAGTTGAATGAGGTCAGTTTTTGACTGTCGGAAAATGGCCATTCATACATTTAACAGCTGAAGTGCCTCTGATGCTGATCTCGCAAGGGCGTCATAGCTAAGAAAGCTTTGCAGCCGGCCAAAAGGACAATGGAGGATGTTTATGAACTGAGGCAGTCCTCTGCCCCTCGTTCACAGGAGCTATCAGTAGCAGGTTGCTTAGAATGCTTGCTTGTTTCCTTTCTTTAAGGCTCTATCAATTTAGCCAAAGAACGTTCAAGCCTGCCGATTCTTatgtccacccttcctccaaggagctgaagccaATGTACATGGTCTTACATACACATCCAGAttttctttgcaacaaccctgcaaggttggTTAGACAGAGAGAGTGACTGActggtccatggtcacccagtgacagCTGAGGGGTGATTTGAACTTGTGTCTTCCCAGTTCTAGTCCAGTGTTAGACCCGCTGCTCTCAGTGTTCATAATTGCACATCGAAGCAAATCCCCAAAGTACAAAAACCACCGATCTGCCATGGTTAACTGCCACTTTGTCTGTGTTGGCACCCCTGCCtgcttctcttccttcctccccccccccaagccattaacttctcctcccccttcaggACCCATCGAATCACAATCACAAACTTTTGCCTTGGGAAGCACCTGGTGAGTGAAGAAGACCTGCTGAAGGATCAGCGTGGGAGCCCTGCCTATATCAGCCCTGATGTTCTCAGTGGTAGGCAACCTCCCTTGGTAGTCCCGGCCTTTCTCCCTAAAGGCCACGCTCTTTCACTAGCAGTCCTGGTTCTTCCCCTTGAGGATCTCCTTGCTACTAGGACTGAACGAGGGGCCTCTTGGTGTCTGGAGGCGCCTCCCTTCACCCCCCATGCATCCTCTCTTGGCAGCCCAGGTTCCTCCAGAGCCAGGAGGCTGCTGGCCAAAGCAATTTTTGCTTCCGCTTTGATCCGCTTTCCTCCGGCCCTTCCCTTCTGCCTGCTGGCAGATCCAGTGGATGGGAAAGAATTTTCTCTCCCTGCAGCACTGAGGGAGAATGGGGAGTGGAGGGAGAGTGTTGCCCTTCTCTGCAGCCTGGGGTAGGCCTcacattctctctccccctccccccccccccagcccaacAATGCTGTGAGCTCAAAGAGCTCTTTTCTCCACTTGAGGGAGGCTTCCTTCCAGCATCCGCAAAGGGAGTGTGAGACCAACCAGCAAGCTGGTGGCTGAGGTGCTCCTGTTCAGTGGGTCTGCTAACCCTCCGGGTGCCTCCCTTTGCTTGCAGGTCGGCCATACCGTGGGAAGCCCAGTGACATGTGGGCGCTGGGGGTGGTCCTCTTCACCATGCTCTATGGACAATTCCCCTTCTATGACAGCATCCCTCAGGAGCTCTTCCGCAAGATCAAGGCTGCTGAATACACCATCCCCGAGTAAGTGAGAGTTGAGAGCAGACCATGGCCCTTTGTCAGCTACAGAGTGTTGTGGCTCCatcctgagccaggatgaggggcttGGCATCTCTGGCTTTGGTGGCTTGCTGCCCACACATCCTCTGCCTCCCCTAACTCTGGTTCTTTTCTAGCAGAGATGGGCGGGTGTCAGAAAATACTGTGTGCTTGATCCGAAAGCTGCTTGTCTTGGACCCTCAGCAGCGCTTGACGGCCTCAGAAGTGCTCGACTCCCTCAGCTCTATCATCGCCTCCTGGTGagtgtgtgggagggggaagagcTGGGGACTGAGGGATAAGGCCCAGCTCATCCAATTTTCCTGGTAGCCAATCAGATCTGGGGGCTTCAGTCACTCTGCTCACCCCTTCAGCCCATCACTAACTGCAGTGCTGGAGCTTGGTGAATGAGTGAGCTTCAGAGGGCGAGGATGATTAATGCTGCAAAACATTTGAGCACCTACTTGCCTATATATCCAGGAGGGGTCTTCTCACTTTTTGGAAGGGAGCACTGTTGGCCGAGTCTCTTGTTTTTCAACAGTGCATGCTGAGTAATTGTGACCTCTGCTGCCTTAATTCCTGTTCCCCTTGCTAGAAGAGCACCTTTGTGTGCTACGTTTGGTATCCTGCTACAGAGACCCAAATATAGAATCAAGCATGAGAGGCCTCCCTTACTTACCCCACAACTAAGTGGAAGAGCAGGAAATCCATTTGTGTGCTCTAATGCACAGTCCAAGCGTGCTTGTCTTTCTAGGCAGTCTCGTGCTGTCTGTATTACAGGCCCAATAACAAAAATAGGTAGGCCACCTGATGCAGGGACAAATATCCAGCACAACCAAGTAATATTCCCCCAGTTCTCCTTCCAGGTCATTCACCAACCTTGGAGATGCACGAGACAGATGGGGCCTTGGCTAGTGGTGCTCAACCTagaaagagatcttggggtcaCGGTAGATAACCCGTTGAAAATGCTGGTCCCAACGTGTGGCAGCTGTGAGAGGAAAATTCTGCATTATTAGGGAACAATTTAAAATGAagctgccagtatcataatgctaCAGTACAAATCTGTGTTGTGGGCACCTTAGAATACTTTGCATATTTCTGGTCACCACACctgaaaaaagatattgtagagctggaatggGTGCAGAAAAGGGTAACTGGAATGATCAGGGtgtgatggagcaactcccttatgcgGAGAGGTTGCAGCGTTTGGAAGGTTGTGGTACAGAATGATGGTTCCCAAACTTGGACCCTTTGAAAATGGCTGATGGACTCAGTGGACCACTTAAGGATGGTTTTCCTGCCTATTGTACTGCGCTGTGCTGGGTGgtttttcattgtatttgtattgcttattctgtttcttatattgtattagaGTTTGTATTCCATAGAAATCATATAGCAATACAATAAAGcagaatataagaaataagaggagcaatgaaaatacagttaaaaatcactaTGAATATCTAATGtggacctgaatgaagcttgtggaacacagtttgggaacttccAGTAAAGAAAGAGGCAAGAAGGGGGTCGTGGCAAGTTTATGAAAACTATGCATGGTCTGAAGAAAGTGGGGGGAGCTGTTTCTCTCCAGTGGGGTcactcaatgaagctgaatgttggaagattcagggcaagtAAAAGGATAAAATTCTTCACGCAGCACACTAACTGTGGGATTCACTTCCACAACTTGAATGGCATCAAAAAGGGAATTAAACATTCATAGAGGAAGGCAGGGCTACCAGTGGCTGCTCATCATGGTGGCTCTATGCTGTCTTAGGATCAGAGACACTGGATTTCAGTGGCTAGGGATCACCAGTAGGAAAAGCCTGTTGCTCTTGTGTGCTGCTTCTGGGCTTTGGCCCTTgtggggaaacaggatgctggagcagagaggccttggtctgatccagctgggctcgtGCTCTTGCGCTCCGTCATCTAAGCCTGCAGCTCTTCTGTCCATTGGTGAAGCAGCATTCATAATAATTTGTGCACCAGTTTGACCTGGATGTTGTTGCCCTGATCCTGCATTTTCTGACAGTCTGATGCCACAGCAGGTGGGTGTTCTGTGCTGGCTTGTGTGTGCTGAGAAGCGGGGTGGCTGTAGGCGGGCAACGCTCCTGGGTGGTGCACTGGGTGAAGAGCACCATGCGTCTGGCTGGAGGCTTAGAGCAGCTCCGAAATACGTTGCTGTGAGCATACACACTTCTGATCCACCAGCCTGTCTGTCTTGCAGGCAATCAATGTCTTCGCTAAGTGGGCCCTTGCAGGTGGTGCCCGATATAGATGACCAGGTGGCAAACCCAGAAAACTCACACGAGGTAAGGCCTGGTGGAGGGGACCTCTAGCAAATGTGCCATGCCCTCGAGAGAGGCAGGCTGTGCAGCCTGATTAGATGGGGCGTCTGCTTGCTTCGCATAACTTCTCTTCTGCAAGTCACGGAGAGGGCCAAGGAACTCGGCACAGCTCTGGAGCCCTGGCCCTGACCCGAGTCCTGTTCAGTCTCCCTCTGACCCCTGAGGTGCTTTGCCATGTGGGAACTGGctgatgtgcatgtgtgtgtctttCAGATGGCAGCCATTTGGGGCAATCTGGTTCCTA of Rhineura floridana isolate rRhiFlo1 chromosome 15, rRhiFlo1.hap2, whole genome shotgun sequence contains these proteins:
- the STK40 gene encoding serine/threonine-protein kinase 40 isoform X3, which produces MAAVGEWEGSGGGVAGGSSSSNDACVASRPLSGGGVKRARVGWGRRGGRRPAGPGPVAAAMGPRLGNSPVPSIVQCLARKDGTDDFYQLKILTLEDRNDKGTETQEERQGKMLLHTEYSLLSLLHNQDGVVHHHGLFQDRACELVEDLESNRMVRKMKKRICLVLDCLCAHDFSDKTADLINLQHYVIKEKRLSERETVVIFYDVVRVVEALHKKNIVHRDLKLGNMVLNKRTHRITITNFCLGKHLVSEEDLLKDQRGSPAYISPDVLSGRPYRGKPSDMWALGVVLFTMLYGQFPFYDSIPQELFRKIKAAEYTIPDRDGRVSENTVCLIRKLLVLDPQQRLTASEVLDSLSSIIASWQSMSSLSGPLQVVPDIDDQVANPENSHEAKLTEECSQYEFENYMRQQLLLAEEKNTLHEAKSFLQKRQFGNIPPVRRLGHDAQPMNPLDAAILAQRYLRK
- the STK40 gene encoding serine/threonine-protein kinase 40 isoform X1 — protein: MELRMKRRVSDRGGGETSTKAFCPGISSSNTKRAGPFILGPRLGNSPVPSIVQCLARKDGTDDFYQLKILTLEDRNDKGTETQEERQGKMLLHTEYSLLSLLHNQDGVVHHHGLFQDRACELVEDLESNRMVRKMKKRICLVLDCLCAHDFSDKTADLINLQHYVIKEKRLSERETVVIFYDVVRVVEALHKKNIVHRDLKLGNMVLNKRTHRITITNFCLGKHLVSEEDLLKDQRGSPAYISPDVLSGRPYRGKPSDMWALGVVLFTMLYGQFPFYDSIPQELFRKIKAAEYTIPDRDGRVSENTVCLIRKLLVLDPQQRLTASEVLDSLSSIIASWQSMSSLSGPLQVVPDIDDQVANPENSHEAKLTEECSQYEFENYMRQQLLLAEEKNTLHEAKSFLQKRQFGNIPPVRRLGHDAQPMNPLDAAILAQRYLRK
- the STK40 gene encoding serine/threonine-protein kinase 40 isoform X2 — protein: MELRMKRRVSDRGGGETSTKAFCPGISSSNTKRAGPFILGPRLGNSPVPSIVQCLARKDGTDDFYQLKILTLEDRNDKGTETQEERQGKMLLHTEYSLLSLLHNQDGVVHHHGLFQDRACELVEDLESNRMVRKMKKRICLVLDCLCAHDFSDKTADLINLQHYVIKEKRLSERETVVIFYDVVRVVEALHKKNIVHRDLKLGNMVLNKRTHRITITNFCLGKHLVSEEDLLKDQRGSPAYISPDVLSGRPYRGKPSDMWALGVVLFTMLYGQFPFYDSIPQELFRKIKAAEYTIPEDGRVSENTVCLIRKLLVLDPQQRLTASEVLDSLSSIIASWQSMSSLSGPLQVVPDIDDQVANPENSHEAKLTEECSQYEFENYMRQQLLLAEEKNTLHEAKSFLQKRQFGNIPPVRRLGHDAQPMNPLDAAILAQRYLRK
- the STK40 gene encoding serine/threonine-protein kinase 40 isoform X4 codes for the protein MNSQKVACNELRMKRRVSDRGGGETSTKAFCPGISSSNTKRAGPFILGPRLGNSPVPSIVQCLARKDGTDDFYQLKILTLEDRNDKGTETQEERQGKMLLHTEYSLLSLLHNQDGVVHHHGLFQDRACELVEDLESNRMVRKMKKRICLVLDCLCAHDFSDKTADLINLQHYVIKEKRLSERETVVIFYDVVRVVEALHKKNIVHRDLKLGNMVLNKRTHRITITNFCLGKHLVSEEDLLKDQRGSPAYISPDVLSGRPYRGKPSDMWALGVVLFTMLYGQFPFYDSIPQELFRKIKAAEYTIPDRDGRVSENTVCLIRKLLVLDPQQRLTASEVLDSLSSIIASWQSMSSLSGPLQVVPDIDDQVANPENSHEAKLTEECSQYEFENYMRQQLLLAEEKNTLHEAKSFLQKRQFGNIPPVRRLGHDAQPMNPLDAAILAQRYLRK